A part of Leishmania panamensis strain MHOM/PA/94/PSC-1 chromosome 34 sequence genomic DNA contains:
- a CDS encoding hypothetical protein (TriTrypDB/GeneDB-style sysID: LpmP.34.3070), with protein MAKSRTTSVKKKSRACVTPPPPPVVKSVSTIDDLQRQVRSHAGSALLVVVSPLDAATTHAVVEAIEKLNSNRSALLADTNIAVCYALSATAPVCHSLCVTAAPFVQSYAYGEVVGEFIGNNTEKMELLAKMAATQAAVKAAQLAEEEKQRLAAAAVAQEEGADVAATA; from the coding sequence ATGGCAAAGTCTCGTACCACATCCGTGAAGAAGAAGtcccgtgcgtgtgtcactccgccgccgccaccagtCGTGAAGTCTGTCAGCACGATCGACGACCTTCAGCGGCAAGTTAGGTCACACGCAggctctgcgctgctcgtCGTGGTGAGTCCACTTGATGCAGCCACTACGCACGCAGTCGTCGAGGCGATTGAGAAGCTGAATAGCAACCGATCGGCTTTGCTGGCAGACACTAACATCGCTGTGTGCTACGCTCTTTCGGCGACTGCGCCGGTGTGCCACTCACTTTGCGTGACCGCCGCCCCATTTGTGCAGAGCTACGCCTACGGCGAAGTCGTCGGCGAGTTCATTGGTAACAACACGGAGAAAATGGAGTTACTAGCGAAGATGGCCGCAACGCAGGCCGCTGTGAAGGCGGCCCAGCtagccgaggaggagaagcaacgactggccgccgcagcggtggcacagGAGGAGGGTGCTGATGTTGCTGCTACTGCGTAG
- a CDS encoding cystathione gamma lyase, putative (TriTrypDB/GeneDB-style sysID: LpmP.34.3080) has product MSSKQHLISDFTTGSGSWLPQAQGFDTLQVHGGVRPDPVTGAILTPIYQSTTFVQESIDKYQAKGYSYTRSANPTVAVLEQRLCALENGNHCTVYNTGMAATTTAISSFMNAGDHAILTNCCYGGTNRACRVFFSRLGMEFTFVDMRDPKNVLDSIKPNTKLVISETPANPTLLLIDVAAVSKICKEKGILHICDNTFATALIMRPLDHGADVTLISTTKYVDGHDMTVGGALVTNSKELDDKLRLTQNILGNLMSPQVAFLQLQTVKTMSLRVEKQSRNAQKVAEFLEAHPAVERVVYSGLASHPQKELADRQHRNNLHGGMLWFEVKGGTAAGRLLMDTVPRPWSLCENLGASESIITCPSVMTHANMTTEDRMKVGITDGFVRVSCGIEDADDLIAALKVAMDALVQ; this is encoded by the coding sequence ATGTCCTCAAAACAGCACCTCATCTCTGACTTCACGACCGGCTCCGGCTCGTGGTTGCCGCAGGCGCAGGGCTTTGACACCTTGCAGGTGCACGGTGGCGTCCGCCCTGACCCGGTCACGGGTGCCATTCTCACCCCAATCTACCAGTCTACCACGTTCGTGCAGGAGTCGATCGACAAGTACCAGGCGAAGGGCTACTCCTACACCCGCTCTGCTAACCCTACGGTTGCGGTGCTGGAGCAGAGGCTGTGTGCATTGGAGAACGGCAACCACTGCACGGTGTACAACACCGGCATGGCTGCGACCACCACGGCTATCTCGTCGTTCATGAACGCTGGCGACCACGCCATCTTAACGAACTGCTGCTACGGTGGCACGAACCGCGCCTGCCGTGTGTTCTTCAGTCGTTTGGGGATGGAGTTTACCTTTGTTGACATGCGCGATCCCAAGAACGTCCTTGATTCTATCAAGCCTAACACGAAGTTGGTGATTAGCGAGACGCCTGCAAACCCCACTTTGCTTCTCATCGACGTCGCTGCGGTGTCGAAGATCTGCAAGGAGAAGGGTATCCTGCACATATGCGACAACACCTTTGCCACAGCCCTCATCATGCGCCCGCTCGACCACGGCGCTGATGTCACATTGATCAGCACGACTAAGTACGTGGACGGCCACGACATGACTGTCGGCGGCGCCCTCGTGACCAACAGCAAAGAGTTGGACGACAAGTTGCGCTTGACCCAGAACATCCTGGGAAACCTCATGAGCCCCCAGGTGGccttcctgcagctgcagacggTGAAGACGATGTCGCTACgcgtggagaagcagagccGGAACGCACAAAAGGTGGCCGAGTTCCTGGAGGCACACCCCGCCGTGGAACGTGTTGTCTACTCGGGCCTTGCCTCCCACCCGCAGAAAGAGCTGGCCGaccggcagcaccgcaacaACCTGCACGGCGGCATGCTTTGGTTTGAGGTCAAGGGTGGAACGGCCGCGGGTCGCCTCCTGATGGACACCGTGCCGCGACCGTGGTCTCTGTGCGAGAATCTCGGTGCCTCAGAGAGCATCATCACCTGCCCCTCTGTCATGACCCACGCGAACATGACGACCGAGGACCGCATGAAGGTCGGCATCACGGACGGCTTCGTGCGTGTGAGCTGCGGTATCGAAGACGCCGATGACCTTATCGCCGCTCTCAAGGTCGCCATGGACGCCCTTGTTCAGTAA